The segment TCCTTCCCGCGTAGAGCTCTTGCAAGGCACGCTCGACTTGCTCATCCTGCGCACGGTGCTCGCCGGACCCACGCACGGGCATGCCATCGCCAAGCACATTCAGAGAACCTCGGAGGATCTGCTCCAGGTCGAGACCGGGTCGTTGTACCCGGCGCTCCACCGGCTGGAGGCGAAGGGCTGGGTCGCGGCGTCCTGGGAGCTGTCCGAGAAGGGCAAGCGCGCGCGCTTTTATCGCCTCACGCGGCTCGGGCGCAAACAGCT is part of the Luteitalea sp. genome and harbors:
- a CDS encoding PadR family transcriptional regulator is translated as MARNPPSRVELLQGTLDLLILRTVLAGPTHGHAIAKHIQRTSEDLLQVETGSLYPALHRLEAKGWVAASWELSEKGKRARFYRLTRLGRKQLAAERSKWETFTRAMALVLDPADQEAR